A stretch of bacterium DNA encodes these proteins:
- a CDS encoding NADH-quinone oxidoreductase subunit H, which produces MTTILLVMVWLGVAMVGLGSVAVFERSSRSRPRPDRPELAPPRAVWGGGPLHPPSRSVTARALAGFARLVRRRTRVVDHRGGLRRLSRALGCGALVLGLAMLPIVGTWGGTAGPPLLLLDLEGGLVAIVLVLLALAFARSATGLSERSAWSRIGAARQTSRAIAGTALLVLATTPLAIDAASLRLHDLVLDQQRMLWPVAGLARLFGPEVVAGLEAWPIPAWNVFTQPLTAILFAAAISLWVSSPRADLPGSGGVGIAGLGLDGDATELYWIRVEARLAEVFAAGLFVTLFLGAGGLPLLDPAGLVDRAAPFVGRGLPEALVTLLHVGVFAGKLVGVIFVASRVARMSASSRDDRSLRLTTRRLLPVAWANLLLVAAIALWLESLPGVGG; this is translated from the coding sequence ATGACGACGATCCTGCTGGTCATGGTCTGGCTCGGGGTCGCGATGGTCGGGCTCGGGAGCGTCGCGGTCTTCGAGCGCAGCAGTCGCAGCCGCCCCCGTCCGGATCGGCCGGAGCTCGCTCCGCCGCGCGCGGTCTGGGGCGGAGGTCCGCTCCATCCGCCCTCGCGCTCCGTCACGGCGCGGGCGCTGGCCGGGTTCGCCCGGCTCGTGCGTCGCCGTACGCGGGTCGTCGATCATCGGGGCGGCCTGCGGCGACTCTCGCGCGCGCTCGGATGCGGCGCGCTCGTGCTCGGGCTCGCGATGCTGCCGATCGTGGGGACCTGGGGCGGGACCGCCGGGCCGCCGCTCCTGCTCCTCGATCTCGAGGGCGGTCTCGTCGCGATCGTGCTCGTGTTGCTCGCCCTGGCGTTCGCGCGAAGCGCGACCGGCCTCTCGGAGCGGAGCGCCTGGTCGCGGATCGGGGCCGCGCGACAGACGAGTCGGGCCATCGCGGGGACGGCGCTCCTGGTGCTCGCGACGACGCCGCTCGCGATCGATGCGGCCTCCCTTCGACTCCACGATCTCGTCCTCGACCAGCAGCGCATGCTCTGGCCCGTCGCCGGTCTCGCGCGGCTCTTCGGACCCGAAGTCGTCGCGGGCCTCGAGGCCTGGCCGATTCCGGCCTGGAACGTCTTCACGCAGCCACTCACCGCGATCCTCTTCGCGGCTGCGATCTCGCTCTGGGTCAGCTCGCCGCGAGCGGATCTTCCCGGCAGCGGCGGCGTCGGCATCGCCGGGCTCGGTCTCGACGGCGACGCCACCGAGCTCTACTGGATCCGTGTCGAAGCGCGGCTCGCAGAGGTCTTCGCCGCCGGGCTCTTCGTGACGCTCTTCCTCGGCGCGGGCGGGCTGCCCCTGCTCGATCCGGCCGGTCTGGTCGATCGTGCGGCGCCCTTCGTGGGGCGCGGCTTGCCGGAAGCGCTCGTGACGTTGCTCCACGTCGGCGTGTTCGCGGGAAAGCTCGTCGGGGTGATCTTCGTCGCATCGCGGGTCGCGCGCATGTCGGCGAGCAGCCGCGACGACCGGTCGCTGCGACTCACCACACGACGGCTGCTTCCGGTCGCGTGGGCCAACCTGCTGCTGGTGGCGGCGATCGCGCTCTGGCTCGAGAGCCTCCCGGGAGTCGGTGGCTGA
- a CDS encoding NADH-quinone oxidoreductase subunit K, with protein sequence MIDGAFALVMGGLALFWVAMLGLLWRRSLIGMLVGVLFGWLSVVVVGVGWLSARSTEASPGEGAVLLVALALVGLLQVALGLAIVVARVVRRGTLDVQDAGLLEG encoded by the coding sequence GTGATCGACGGGGCGTTCGCGCTCGTGATGGGCGGTCTCGCACTCTTCTGGGTCGCGATGCTCGGGCTGCTCTGGCGACGCAGCCTGATCGGCATGCTGGTCGGCGTGCTCTTCGGTTGGCTCTCGGTCGTCGTGGTCGGCGTGGGCTGGCTCTCGGCGCGGTCGACGGAGGCGAGCCCCGGGGAGGGCGCGGTCCTGCTCGTCGCCCTGGCGCTCGTCGGCCTGCTCCAGGTCGCCCTCGGTCTCGCGATCGTCGTCGCTCGGGTCGTGCGTCGCGGCACGCTCGACGTGCAGGACGCCGGGCTGCTCGAGGGTTAG
- the msrB gene encoding peptide-methionine (R)-S-oxide reductase MsrB, producing the protein MANDDKVTRTDEEWREQLSEEEFQVARCSATERAFTGRYWDEKASGTYHCICCDAPLFRSETKYDSGTGWPSFYQPVAEDAVGEIVDSSHGMVRTESVCAKCDAHLGHVFPDGPQPTGLRYCMNSASLNLKKDDE; encoded by the coding sequence ATGGCGAACGACGACAAGGTGACGCGGACCGACGAGGAATGGCGCGAGCAGCTCTCCGAAGAGGAGTTCCAGGTCGCTCGCTGCTCGGCGACCGAGCGCGCGTTCACCGGCCGCTACTGGGACGAGAAGGCGAGTGGGACCTACCACTGCATCTGCTGCGATGCGCCGCTCTTCCGCTCGGAGACGAAATACGACTCGGGCACCGGCTGGCCGAGCTTCTACCAGCCCGTCGCCGAGGACGCCGTCGGCGAGATCGTCGACAGCTCCCACGGCATGGTTCGCACCGAATCGGTCTGCGCGAAGTGCGACGCGCATCTCGGGCACGTCTTCCCGGACGGCCCGCAGCCGACCGGTCTGCGGTACTGCATGAACTCGGCGTCGCTCAACCTGAAGAAGGATGACGAGTAG
- a CDS encoding ferrous iron transporter B: MSATALDPVGPVFGLVGSPNAGKTTLFNALTGLRARVGNYPGVTVERREARLELGGHDATLIDLPGTYGLEPISADEAVVGDVLEGRIEGAPQPQALIVVADACSLARTLPFIGESILLGRPVCVVLTMLDELAARGGSVDLERLGDALGVPVVGVVGHRGRGLGALRALLEAPSAWSAPAVPPPGDRRERTGWADSIAETVIVQAPTRHALTERIDRLVLHPLWGSLLFAIVMITFFQLIFSAAGPAMDWIDGAIVSLGEIARASLPAGWLADLVADGLIAGVGSVVIFLPQIVILFSLLYLLEDVGYMARAAFVIDRVMGRIGLEGRSFVALLSSYACAVPGIMATRTIPSPRDRLVTILVAPLMTCSARLPVYALLISAFVPRREVFGPIGLQGLVLLGLYVGGAAAALIMAAFLKRTLVPGDGLPFAMELPTYRWPTLRVWGTQVYESAWAFLRRAGTIILIASLVLWVLLTFPRVEAPAGMDEQAAASYALEQSVAGRLGHAIEPAIAPLGFDWKIGVGLVASLAAREILVATLAQIYAAEQTDEDDGGSSLREALRSDRRPDGRLVFDPPTVGALLVFFVFALQCTSTIAIIKRETNSWRWPAFAFTYLFVLAYVASFATHRLVGALV, translated from the coding sequence GTGAGCGCGACCGCACTCGATCCCGTCGGCCCCGTCTTCGGCCTGGTCGGCAGCCCGAACGCCGGGAAGACGACGCTCTTCAACGCGCTGACCGGCCTGCGCGCGCGGGTCGGCAACTACCCGGGCGTGACCGTCGAGCGGCGCGAGGCCCGCCTCGAGCTCGGGGGCCACGACGCGACCCTGATCGACCTCCCCGGGACCTACGGCCTCGAGCCGATCAGCGCGGACGAAGCCGTCGTCGGCGACGTGCTCGAGGGTCGGATCGAGGGCGCGCCGCAACCGCAGGCGCTGATCGTGGTGGCGGATGCCTGCTCGCTCGCGCGCACGCTGCCCTTCATCGGCGAGTCGATCCTGCTCGGTCGACCGGTCTGCGTCGTGCTCACGATGCTCGACGAGCTGGCGGCACGCGGCGGCTCGGTCGACCTGGAGCGACTCGGGGACGCGCTCGGCGTGCCGGTCGTCGGGGTCGTGGGCCACCGCGGCCGCGGCCTCGGCGCGCTGCGCGCGCTGCTCGAGGCCCCCTCGGCCTGGAGCGCCCCGGCCGTCCCGCCGCCGGGGGATCGCCGGGAACGCACGGGCTGGGCCGACTCGATCGCCGAGACCGTGATCGTGCAGGCCCCCACCCGCCACGCGCTCACCGAACGGATCGACCGACTCGTGCTCCATCCGCTCTGGGGCTCGCTGCTCTTCGCGATCGTCATGATCACGTTCTTCCAGCTGATCTTCAGCGCCGCCGGGCCCGCGATGGACTGGATCGACGGGGCGATCGTGAGCCTCGGCGAGATCGCACGCGCCTCGCTGCCGGCGGGCTGGCTGGCCGACCTCGTCGCCGACGGCCTGATCGCCGGCGTCGGCTCGGTGGTGATCTTCCTGCCGCAGATCGTGATCCTCTTCTCGCTCCTCTATCTGCTCGAAGACGTCGGCTACATGGCCCGGGCCGCCTTCGTGATCGACCGTGTGATGGGCCGGATCGGCCTCGAAGGGCGCTCCTTCGTCGCCCTCCTCTCCTCGTACGCCTGCGCCGTTCCCGGGATCATGGCGACGCGCACGATCCCCTCGCCCCGCGACCGCCTCGTCACGATCCTGGTCGCGCCGCTCATGACCTGCTCCGCGCGGCTCCCGGTCTACGCCCTCCTGATCAGCGCCTTCGTGCCCCGACGCGAGGTCTTCGGCCCGATCGGCCTGCAGGGCCTCGTCCTCCTCGGGCTCTACGTGGGTGGCGCCGCCGCTGCCCTGATCATGGCGGCGTTCCTCAAGCGGACGCTCGTCCCGGGCGACGGGCTCCCCTTCGCCATGGAGCTCCCGACCTATCGCTGGCCGACCCTGCGCGTCTGGGGCACGCAGGTCTACGAGAGCGCCTGGGCGTTCCTGCGCCGCGCGGGCACCATCATCCTGATCGCCTCGCTCGTGCTCTGGGTCCTGCTCACCTTCCCCCGCGTCGAAGCGCCCGCCGGCATGGACGAGCAGGCGGCCGCTTCCTACGCCCTCGAACAGAGCGTCGCCGGACGCCTCGGCCACGCGATCGAGCCCGCCATCGCCCCCCTCGGCTTCGACTGGAAGATCGGCGTCGGTCTCGTCGCGAGTCTCGCCGCGCGAGAGATCCTCGTCGCGACCCTCGCCCAGATCTACGCCGCCGAGCAGACCGACGAGGACGACGGCGGCTCCTCGCTTCGAGAAGCGCTCCGCTCCGATCGCCGACCGGATGGGCGCCTGGTCTTCGACCCACCGACCGTCGGCGCACTGCTCGTCTTCTTCGTCTTCGCGCTCCAGTGCACGTCGACGATCGCGATCATCAAGCGAGAGACGAATTCCTGGCGCTGGCCCGCGTTCGCGTTCACGTATCTGTTCGTGCTGGCGTACGTTGCGAGCTTCGCGACCCACCGGCTCGTCGGCGCCCTCGTCTGA
- a CDS encoding ferrous iron transport protein A, with the protein MPPTTTLDRVPRGASVRVVTVDGGDAIARRLDDLGLREGVAVEVLRRAPLGDPTVFELHGYQLCLRKSESGRVRVEPVDGAPA; encoded by the coding sequence ATGCCCCCTACCACCACGCTCGACCGCGTCCCGCGCGGAGCCTCGGTCCGCGTCGTCACCGTCGATGGCGGCGATGCGATCGCGCGCCGACTCGACGATCTCGGGCTGCGCGAAGGGGTCGCCGTCGAGGTCCTGCGCCGTGCGCCGCTCGGCGACCCGACCGTCTTCGAGCTCCACGGCTATCAGCTCTGCCTGCGCAAGAGCGAGTCCGGGCGGGTTCGGGTCGAACCGGTCGACGGAGCCCCCGCGTGA
- a CDS encoding NAD(P)-dependent glycerol-3-phosphate dehydrogenase: MSTPTAVLGAGSFGTCLASLGAREHDVKIWARREEVVESINRDHRNPQHLTEFDLPESLEATTDLRDALSGRELVIVAVPSTALREVMETAAPWIEPGAIVVSAVKGIEFETGLTMHGILEDVLPEEHHPRLVALSGPSFAAEIAQQRPTVVTLACREEAYAISVQATLSSPWFRCYTNTDVIGVEIAGALKNVIAIAIGMCDAQEGGHNARAALMTRGLAEITRIGVAMGATPETFLGLSGMGDLLLTCTGDLSRNRRVGLGLGAGRGLEEIVEELGEVAEGVHTTRAAVRLAARLGVDAPIANQVRAVLDGEKTPQEAGLALMTRQLKSERDATFARRGGTGFRVGERDRK; encoded by the coding sequence GTGAGTACTCCGACCGCCGTGCTCGGTGCGGGCAGCTTCGGCACTTGCCTGGCGAGCCTGGGCGCCCGCGAACACGATGTGAAGATCTGGGCCCGCCGCGAGGAAGTGGTGGAGTCGATCAATCGTGACCACCGCAACCCACAGCACCTGACCGAGTTCGACCTGCCCGAGAGCCTCGAGGCGACGACGGACCTGCGCGACGCCCTCTCCGGCCGCGAGCTCGTGATCGTGGCCGTCCCGAGCACGGCCCTCCGCGAGGTGATGGAGACCGCCGCGCCCTGGATCGAGCCCGGCGCGATCGTCGTCTCCGCGGTCAAGGGGATCGAGTTCGAGACCGGGCTCACGATGCACGGCATCCTCGAGGACGTCCTGCCCGAGGAGCATCATCCTCGGCTCGTCGCCCTGTCCGGGCCGTCCTTTGCGGCCGAGATCGCTCAGCAGCGACCGACCGTCGTGACCCTCGCCTGCCGCGAGGAGGCCTACGCGATCTCGGTCCAGGCCACCCTCTCGAGCCCCTGGTTCCGCTGCTACACGAACACCGACGTGATCGGCGTCGAGATCGCCGGCGCCCTCAAGAACGTGATCGCGATCGCGATCGGCATGTGCGACGCCCAGGAGGGCGGCCACAACGCCCGCGCCGCCCTGATGACCCGCGGACTCGCCGAGATCACCCGGATCGGCGTGGCGATGGGAGCGACCCCCGAGACCTTCCTCGGCCTGTCCGGGATGGGCGACCTCCTGCTGACCTGTACGGGCGACCTCTCCCGCAACCGGCGGGTGGGGCTCGGGCTCGGCGCTGGACGGGGGCTGGAAGAGATCGTCGAGGAGCTCGGTGAGGTCGCAGAGGGCGTCCACACGACCCGGGCGGCGGTCCGGCTGGCCGCGCGGCTCGGCGTCGACGCCCCGATCGCGAATCAGGTCCGCGCCGTGCTCGACGGCGAGAAGACGCCGCAGGAGGCAGGGCTCGCGCTCATGACCCGCCAGCTGAAGAGCGAGCGCGACGCGACCTTCGCGCGCCGCGGAGGAACGGGATTCCGGGTAGGCGAACGCGATCGCAAATGA
- a CDS encoding NADH-quinone oxidoreductase subunit M: protein MLNTLVLFAADHLLAIVVALPVTVAFVLGGLAWTLGAVGLGELPSRVWLGTALVATLATFAATLWAAIGFDPETLGLQGLEAVPWVPSLGANVAFAIDGISLCFLLSTAAVSPLALIASRESVRDAEPSWVFVILSLESALLGAIASSNLLIFIGFWAAGLVPLMLWMGRWGGLGRARAASRLWTTEAIGLAGLLFVAFVLHEATLSQFGVASLDLLPRDGGEGMVRSLLDVRLEVDEQWLLFLAFSFSLATRLPIAPLHFWLPAAHAAAPTGLSVLIATGFVQTAAIGWLRFALPLFPDAAHASGPALSLLGIVALAYASLLALVQKELKRLVAYASVGYAGFALFGMSTLNVQGLTGAVIQLLTHGLATAGLFVLIGFLAVRRGTTEVGAFGGLAKPMPVCAFFFGVMVLSLMGLPLLGGFVGDLFVLLGSLETRRTLSVFALIAMVVAASYLLWVQRRLFLGPVDEPANRGLIDLDRVERAILLALTIPIVAIGIHPNPVLRRVEPAVLELLYQMDRRSVAPDAEGPEDALPSEGETFVRVGRVFFERGGSGEPLR from the coding sequence ATGCTGAATACGCTGGTCCTCTTCGCGGCCGATCATCTGCTCGCGATCGTCGTGGCGCTGCCCGTGACCGTAGCCTTCGTGCTCGGCGGCCTCGCTTGGACGCTCGGCGCGGTCGGCCTCGGGGAGCTGCCCTCCCGGGTCTGGCTGGGCACCGCGCTCGTCGCCACCCTCGCGACCTTCGCGGCGACGCTCTGGGCCGCGATCGGCTTCGACCCGGAGACCCTCGGACTGCAGGGACTCGAGGCCGTGCCCTGGGTCCCTTCCCTGGGCGCCAACGTCGCGTTCGCGATCGACGGAATCAGTCTCTGCTTCCTCCTCTCGACGGCGGCGGTCTCCCCGCTCGCGCTGATCGCGTCCCGCGAATCCGTGCGGGATGCCGAACCGTCCTGGGTCTTCGTGATCCTCTCCCTCGAGAGCGCGCTCCTCGGGGCGATCGCTTCCTCCAACCTGCTCATCTTCATCGGCTTCTGGGCCGCCGGGCTCGTTCCGCTCATGCTCTGGATGGGACGCTGGGGCGGCCTCGGTCGCGCCCGCGCTGCGTCGCGGCTCTGGACGACCGAAGCGATCGGACTCGCGGGTCTCCTCTTCGTCGCCTTCGTCCTGCACGAGGCGACCCTTTCTCAGTTCGGCGTGGCGAGTCTGGATCTCCTGCCGCGGGACGGGGGCGAAGGGATGGTGCGTTCGCTGCTCGACGTCCGGCTCGAGGTCGACGAGCAGTGGCTGCTCTTCCTCGCATTCTCCTTCTCGCTCGCGACGCGACTCCCGATCGCGCCGCTCCACTTCTGGCTGCCGGCCGCCCATGCGGCGGCGCCGACGGGGCTTTCGGTCCTGATCGCGACGGGCTTCGTCCAGACCGCGGCGATCGGCTGGCTCCGCTTCGCGCTGCCGCTCTTCCCGGACGCGGCGCACGCGAGCGGCCCGGCGCTCTCCCTGCTCGGGATCGTCGCCCTGGCCTACGCCTCGCTCCTCGCCCTCGTGCAGAAGGAGCTGAAGCGACTCGTCGCGTACGCCTCCGTCGGGTACGCGGGCTTCGCGCTCTTCGGGATGTCGACGCTCAACGTGCAGGGGCTGACCGGCGCGGTCATCCAGCTGCTGACCCACGGGCTCGCGACCGCCGGGCTCTTCGTCCTGATCGGCTTCCTCGCCGTGCGACGGGGCACGACCGAGGTGGGCGCCTTCGGTGGCCTCGCGAAGCCGATGCCGGTCTGTGCGTTCTTCTTCGGCGTGATGGTCCTGTCGCTCATGGGGTTGCCGCTGCTGGGCGGCTTCGTGGGCGATCTCTTCGTTCTGCTCGGCAGCCTCGAGACCCGGCGGACCCTGTCGGTCTTCGCGTTGATCGCCATGGTCGTCGCGGCGTCGTACCTGCTCTGGGTCCAGCGGCGACTCTTCCTCGGTCCCGTCGACGAGCCCGCGAATCGTGGCCTGATCGATCTCGACCGGGTCGAGCGGGCGATCCTGCTCGCGCTCACGATTCCGATCGTCGCGATCGGCATCCATCCGAATCCGGTCCTTCGGCGCGTCGAGCCGGCCGTGCTCGAGCTGCTCTATCAGATGGACCGGCGCTCGGTGGCTCCCGATGCGGAGGGGCCCGAGGATGCGTTGCCGTCCGAAGGCGAAACCTTCGTGCGTGTCGGCCGCGTGTTCTTCGAACGCGGCGGTTCCGGGGAGCCGCTGCGATGA
- a CDS encoding sulfatase-like hydrolase/transferase translates to MTIFLQILGIGILAVIGFRMPKGSTARTRIFTALKAWITVFAFWMLFSHEIDGKSVLELIIEKVEQIDPVTFWTFTLIATGIKVIGMLSSMFRWILMLRGQGIELPFRHIFGSFLIGRFIGTFLPSTAGLDGYTLFDAARFSGKTVEVTAAKFVEKVCGFSGVFLTFLVTLPFGIAIFGDNATLFASISIPIAAGVISALIVVLLFPGFVQWILETVPLPAKARIAGLVSRISTSAAAYRGRPGLVFQILFFSFLVHFTTAAMYYFTALAISAEGAEFWTVTFGSSIQIFATVISPFTIAGEGIREAAQLVLLGEQIGEAEAVVSAALGFWAAEAPTLFGFFFWWARGDDYRPAYAKVDGVQVDYEAAAAAAASLEEDVDVTAGEEAATPLGERLWRAPAAGAFAGILAGIVLGLGEAITIYQGGLGTESQVFWFGPFLWASVLGGLSILGGLFLATLPMDKKELGHWVFRLGFGACLIPFGLFVVLFRLRRDVYLEQMPPIGVIALVLIAATLLLALILGPMRRVVEPIAERITSPIAPIALFLVGVFGLGGALSLAFAPASTERAEKNGITAGLESRPNVILVMVDTLRADHLSCYGSDVSTPNLCRLAEDGTIYQGFSHASWTKPATASLITSTLPSTHNAMSKPSSLSGDLVLIPEALQEAGYTTGGIVSNVNLAESFGFAQGYDDYYYLGPDYLFGAEESSSKLISYQLGRQIALGVFGGDEVYFNDFYQDSEVVNGVAEGWLDAHADERFFLFVHYMDPHDPYFEHPYNGYGVARVSMPEPEPEMAAELKDLYRGEIEYLDANFGKLLAKLESEGVYDDTVIVLTADHGEEFHEHGGFWHGLTLYDEQIHVPLVIKWANGVEGPSNGADSGIARLIDVGPTLLGTAGVPVPGTMQGIDLRTPFASRLEKDQQVFAEEDHEGNVLWALRTEDEKLIVANAGNPRKLPERAYFDISSDPLELDPYEDPEAEAHLEELAEFQRQAALGQAVQGEDVEMDLQTCQRLKAIGYVEDCSHLQ, encoded by the coding sequence ATGACCATCTTCCTCCAGATCCTGGGCATCGGCATCCTCGCCGTCATCGGCTTCCGGATGCCCAAGGGCAGCACCGCGCGCACGCGGATCTTCACTGCCCTCAAGGCGTGGATCACGGTCTTCGCGTTCTGGATGCTCTTCAGCCACGAGATCGACGGCAAGAGCGTGCTCGAGCTGATCATCGAGAAGGTCGAGCAGATCGACCCGGTCACCTTCTGGACCTTCACGCTGATCGCGACGGGCATCAAGGTGATCGGCATGCTGTCGTCGATGTTCCGCTGGATCCTGATGCTGCGCGGTCAGGGGATCGAGCTGCCCTTCCGACACATCTTCGGCTCCTTCCTGATCGGCCGCTTCATCGGCACCTTCCTCCCCTCCACCGCCGGCCTCGACGGCTACACCCTCTTCGATGCCGCGCGCTTCTCGGGCAAGACCGTCGAGGTCACCGCCGCGAAATTCGTGGAGAAGGTCTGCGGCTTCTCCGGCGTCTTCCTCACCTTCCTGGTCACGCTCCCCTTCGGCATCGCCATCTTCGGCGACAACGCCACGCTCTTCGCGTCGATCTCGATTCCGATCGCGGCCGGTGTGATCTCCGCCCTGATCGTCGTCCTCCTCTTTCCCGGCTTCGTGCAGTGGATCCTCGAGACCGTCCCGCTCCCCGCGAAGGCACGGATCGCCGGCCTCGTCAGCCGGATCTCGACGTCCGCCGCGGCCTATCGCGGTCGCCCGGGTCTCGTCTTCCAGATCCTCTTCTTCTCGTTCCTCGTCCACTTCACGACCGCCGCGATGTACTACTTCACGGCGCTGGCGATCAGTGCGGAAGGCGCCGAGTTCTGGACCGTGACCTTCGGCTCGTCGATCCAGATCTTCGCGACGGTGATCAGCCCCTTCACGATCGCCGGTGAGGGCATCCGTGAGGCGGCGCAGCTCGTCCTGCTCGGCGAGCAGATCGGCGAAGCCGAGGCCGTCGTCTCCGCCGCGCTCGGCTTCTGGGCGGCGGAAGCACCCACCCTCTTCGGCTTCTTCTTCTGGTGGGCCCGCGGCGACGACTACCGCCCGGCCTACGCCAAGGTCGACGGCGTCCAGGTCGACTACGAAGCGGCGGCGGCCGCCGCGGCGTCCCTCGAAGAGGACGTCGACGTGACGGCGGGTGAGGAAGCCGCGACGCCCCTCGGCGAGCGCCTGTGGCGCGCGCCGGCCGCCGGTGCCTTCGCGGGCATCCTCGCCGGGATCGTGCTCGGCCTCGGCGAGGCGATCACCATCTACCAGGGCGGCCTCGGAACCGAGAGCCAGGTCTTCTGGTTCGGCCCTTTCCTCTGGGCTTCGGTCCTCGGTGGACTCTCGATCCTGGGCGGCCTGTTCCTGGCGACCCTCCCGATGGACAAGAAGGAGCTCGGTCACTGGGTCTTCCGCCTGGGCTTCGGCGCCTGTCTGATCCCCTTCGGCCTCTTCGTCGTACTCTTCCGACTGCGCCGCGACGTCTACCTCGAGCAGATGCCCCCGATCGGGGTGATCGCCCTCGTCCTGATCGCCGCCACGCTCCTGCTGGCGTTGATCCTGGGTCCGATGCGTCGCGTGGTCGAGCCGATCGCCGAGCGGATCACGAGCCCGATCGCCCCGATCGCCCTCTTCCTGGTCGGCGTGTTCGGCCTCGGCGGAGCGCTCTCGCTGGCCTTCGCGCCGGCATCCACCGAGCGGGCCGAGAAGAACGGGATCACGGCGGGGCTCGAGTCGAGACCGAACGTGATCCTGGTGATGGTCGATACGCTTCGCGCGGATCATCTCTCCTGCTACGGGAGCGACGTGTCCACGCCGAACCTCTGTCGCCTCGCCGAGGACGGCACGATCTACCAGGGCTTCTCCCACGCCTCGTGGACGAAGCCCGCGACCGCGTCGCTCATCACGTCGACCCTTCCTTCGACGCACAACGCCATGTCCAAGCCGTCGTCGCTGTCCGGGGACCTCGTGCTGATCCCGGAGGCGCTCCAGGAAGCGGGGTACACGACCGGCGGAATCGTCTCGAACGTCAATCTGGCCGAGAGCTTCGGCTTCGCCCAGGGCTACGACGACTACTACTACCTGGGGCCCGACTATCTCTTCGGGGCCGAGGAGTCGAGCTCGAAGCTGATCTCCTACCAGCTCGGCCGACAGATCGCGCTCGGCGTGTTCGGCGGCGACGAGGTCTACTTCAACGACTTCTATCAGGACTCCGAGGTCGTGAACGGCGTCGCCGAAGGCTGGCTCGACGCGCACGCGGACGAGCGTTTCTTCCTCTTCGTCCACTACATGGATCCCCACGATCCCTACTTCGAGCACCCCTACAACGGCTACGGCGTGGCGCGCGTCTCGATGCCCGAGCCCGAGCCGGAGATGGCGGCGGAGCTGAAGGACCTCTATCGCGGCGAGATCGAGTACCTCGACGCGAACTTCGGAAAGCTCCTCGCGAAGCTCGAATCCGAAGGCGTCTACGACGACACGGTGATCGTGCTGACCGCCGACCACGGCGAGGAGTTCCACGAGCACGGCGGCTTCTGGCACGGCCTGACGCTCTACGACGAGCAGATCCACGTGCCGCTCGTGATCAAGTGGGCGAACGGCGTCGAAGGCCCCTCGAACGGCGCCGACTCGGGGATCGCGCGACTGATCGACGTCGGCCCGACGCTGCTCGGGACCGCGGGCGTCCCCGTTCCGGGCACGATGCAGGGCATCGACCTCCGGACCCCCTTCGCCTCGCGCCTCGAGAAGGACCAGCAGGTCTTCGCCGAAGAGGATCACGAGGGCAACGTCCTCTGGGCGCTGCGGACCGAGGACGAGAAGCTGATCGTCGCGAACGCGGGGAACCCGCGGAAGCTGCCGGAGCGGGCGTACTTCGACATCTCGAGCGATCCGCTCGAGCTGGATCCCTACGAAGATCCCGAGGCCGAGGCCCACCTCGAGGAGCTCGCCGAGTTCCAGCGCCAGGCCGCCCTCGGCCAGGCGGTCCAGGGCGAGGACGTCGAGATGGACCTCCAGACCTGCCAGCGCCTCAAGGCGATCGGCTACGTCGAAGACTGCTCGCACCTGCAGTAG
- a CDS encoding HAD family phosphatase yields MTSRLDRYEAIFFDNDGILVDTEPLFFQATQEILATVGIDLQVELYHDWTMRQGRTVFELVSEKGISDEEILEMRRVRGGRYNALIREGVRVLDGVHDTMEALRGVCPKAIVTSSSRDHFDEIHVQTGLVPNFEFVLADGDYARHKPHPDPYLVAAKRIGVEPSRCLVIEDTERGLVSATDAGMACIAIPNELTAGADFSRAIARLDSMAALPGWLGLR; encoded by the coding sequence ATGACGAGTAGGCTCGATCGCTACGAGGCGATCTTCTTCGACAACGACGGGATCCTCGTCGACACGGAGCCGCTCTTCTTCCAGGCGACGCAGGAGATCCTCGCCACGGTCGGGATCGACCTCCAGGTCGAGCTCTATCACGACTGGACGATGCGCCAGGGGCGGACGGTCTTCGAGCTCGTGAGCGAGAAGGGGATCTCCGACGAGGAGATCCTCGAGATGCGACGCGTTCGGGGCGGGCGCTACAACGCATTGATCCGTGAGGGCGTGCGTGTCCTCGACGGGGTGCACGACACGATGGAGGCGCTTCGGGGCGTATGCCCCAAGGCGATCGTCACGAGTTCGAGCCGGGACCACTTCGACGAGATCCACGTGCAGACGGGGCTCGTGCCGAACTTCGAGTTCGTGCTCGCGGATGGCGACTACGCGCGGCACAAGCCGCATCCGGACCCGTACCTCGTGGCGGCGAAACGGATTGGCGTCGAGCCGTCGCGCTGTCTCGTGATCGAGGATACGGAGCGGGGGCTCGTGTCGGCGACCGACGCGGGCATGGCGTGCATCGCGATCCCGAACGAGCTGACCGCGGGTGCGGACTTCTCACGGGCGATCGCGCGGCTCGACTCGATGGCGGCGCTTCCGGGCTGGTTGGGGCTTCGCTAG